A window of the Gossypium arboreum isolate Shixiya-1 chromosome 2, ASM2569848v2, whole genome shotgun sequence genome harbors these coding sequences:
- the LOC108453063 gene encoding ABC transporter B family member 26, chloroplastic → MALPLCCNAKLHPGYRSSAHYQRLFHFVNRRTLRFSRSPEVSICFKRISHRLAPLKSSSINGFSLETNLDHFEEEHSVENVELRGRIRKWIDFLRSMLPGGSWWSFSEDVEIKFMAKPVTVWRALSRMWQLIAKDRLVIFAAFSTLIVAALSEISIPHYLTATIFSAQSHEIAVFHRNVRNLIMICVTAGICSGLRGCCFGIANMILVKRMRETLYSSLLLQEISFFDGETVGDLTSRLGSDCQQVSRVIGNDLNLIMRNVLQGTGALIYLLILSWPLGLCTLVICSSLAAIMTVYGMYQKKTAKLIQEYAASANEVAQETFSLMRTVRVYGTEKQELKRYNHWLDKLAEVSLRQSAAYGVWNLTFNTLYHATQIIAVLVGGMYILAGHITAEKLTKFILYSEWLIYSTWWVGDNVSSLMQSVGASEKVFQLMDLLPSDQFISEGMALQKLQGHIEFVNVSFQYLSREMVPVLQHINLSIHPGEVVAIVGLSGSGKSTMVNLLLRLYEPTNGQILIDGVPLNELDIKWLRGKIGYVGQEPKLFRMDISSNIKYGCTRNIKQEDVEWAAKLAYAHDFITLLPNGYNTLVDDDLLSGGQKQRIAIARAILRDPTILILDEATSALDAESEHNVKGVLRSVRSDLSSRRTVIVIAHRLSTIQAADRIVVMDGGQIAEMGSHNELLHKNGLYARLTRRQTDAVV, encoded by the exons ATGGCCCTTCCTCTTTGCTGCAACGCGAAGTTACATCCTGGCTATCGTTCTTCGGCTCATTACCAGCGACTGTTTCATTTCGTTAACCGCCGGACTCTCCGATTTTCCAGGAGTCCTGAGGTCTCGATTTGTTTTAAGAGGATTAGCCATCGCTTAGCTCCTTTAAAATCGTCTTCGATTAACGGATTCTCGCTAGAGACGAATCTAGATCATTTTGAGGAAGAGCATTCCGTAGAGAATGTCGAGTTGCGAGGCAGAATTCGGAAATGGATTGATTTTCTTCGATCGATGTTACCAGGAGGGAGCTGGTGGAGCTTCTCCGAAGATGTGGAGATTAAATTCATGGCCAAACCAGTGACGGTTTGGAGGGCGCTTAGTCGAATGTGGCAATTGATTGCTAAAGATCGTTTGGTCATTTTCGCTGCTTTTTCTACCCTTATTGTGGCTGCT CTTTCGGAAATATCTATCCCGCATTACTTGACCGCAACAATATTTTCGGCACAGAGTCATGAAATAGCAGTGTTCCACAGGAATGTACGCAATCTGATTATGATCTGTGTTACCGCAGGAATATGCAG TGGTCTGCGAGGATGCTGCTTTGGCATTGCAAATATGATCCTG GTTAAGCGAATGAGAGAAACACTGTATTCGTCTCTTCTTCTTCAG GAAATATCCTTTTTTGATGGTGAAACAGTTGGTGATTTAACAAGTAGGCTTGGTTCAGATTGTCAACAAGTGTCCCGTGTGATTGGGAATGATCTTAATCTTATTATGCGGAATGTTCTTCAG GGGACAGGTGCCTTGATCTACTTGCTGATTTTGTCATGGCCACTTGGTTTATGTACATTGGTGATATGCTCTAGTCTAGCAGCAATTATGACGGTCTATGGCAT GTACCAGAAAAAGACAGCAAAATTGATCCAAGAATATGCTGCTTCTGCCAATGAG GTAGCTCAGGAGACATTTTCCTTAATGAGAACTGTTCGTGTTTATGGAACAGAGAAGCAAGAACTGAAAAG GTACAACCATTGGCTGGATAAACTGGCTGAGGTAAGCTTGCGACAAAGTGCTGCTTATGGAGTTTGGAATTTGACCTTCAACACTCTTTACCATGCAACTCAG ATTATCGCTGTGCTTGTTGGAGGGATGTATATTCTTGCTGGTCATATAACAGCAGAGAAACTTACGAAGTTTATACTATACAGTGAATGGCTAATCTATTCAACATGGTGGGTTGGGGATAATGTATCATCACTGATGCAGTCTGTTGGAGCAAGTGAAAAGGTCTTCCAATTGATGGATCTTCTGCCCAGTGACCAATTCATATCAGAAG GAATGGCACTGCAAAAGCTGCAAGGGCATATAGAATTTGTAAATGTATCTTTTCAATATCTTTCAAGAGAAATG GTACCAGTCCTGCAgcatataaatttatcgattcaTCCTGGTGAAGTTGTTGCAATA GTTGGTCTCAGTGGTAGCGGGAAAAGTACGATGGTGAATCTTTTGCTCCGTCTCTATGAGCCAACAAATGGTCAG ATTTTAATTGATGGTGTCCCTCTTAACGAACTGGACATCAAGTGGTTGAGGGGAAAAATAGGATATGTGGGACAG GAGCCAAAACTTTTCCGCATGGACATTAGTTCCAACATTAAATATGGATGTACCAGAAACATAAAGCAAGAGGATGTTGAATGGGCTGCCAAGCTGGCATATGCCCATGACTTCATCACATTACTGCCCAATGGGTATAACACACTTGTTGATGATGATCTGCTCAGTGGGGGACAAAAGCAGAGAATTGCCATTGCTCGAGCCATTCTTAGAGACCCTACAATTCTCATTCTTGATGAAGCAACCAGTGCATTGGATGCAGAGAGTGAACACAATGTTAAG GGTGTGCTTCGTTCTGTCAGAAGTGATTTGTCATCCAGAAGAACCGTCATAGTAATTGCTCACCG ACTTTCTACAATTCAAGCTGCTGACAGAATTGTGGTGATGGATGGTGGTCAAATTGCTGAG ATGGGCAGTCATAATGAACTTCTCCACAAAAATGGTCTATATGCACGATTGACAAGAAGACAGACCGATGCTGTAGTTTGA
- the LOC108453064 gene encoding uncharacterized protein LOC108453064 — protein sequence MAVVLGNLALLLDVTSARTVTTDRKSRPLAIDVVLNLQKRDPHFSHVSLPNKSQLDYWDGENRAPRAVARGKANSKVKAVDFDAASSDDDENGNGFEEEEEEYDWENEMRKRVKEIEEMRELEKKAEELQSKAEAEETEGEGEGAGREETEEEKRMRVRKELEKVAKEQAERRATAQLMFELGQKAYGKGMYGRAIEFLEGALTIIPRPTLFGGEIQIWLAMAYEANNRHADCIALYQQLEKKHPSVSIRRQAADLRYILQAPKLKISQEEMVTIPLIGSSYDSYAATWTDKYKDKDQKTSGSTTNQFPSSRDFLADFLVWRPPVGLEKNRAFWVALTLWFGLVGAAVLLQR from the exons ATGGCTGTGGTTCTTGGAAATTTGGCTTTGTTACTTGACGTGACATCTGCGAGGACCGTTACAACGGACCGAAAATCTCGTCCCTTGGCGATCGACGTCGTGTTGAATCTGCAGAAGAGGGATCCGCATTTCTCCCACGTTTCTCTTCCCAACAAGAGCCAACTCGACTACTGGGACGGGGAGAATCGGGCACCCCGTGCGGTGGCTCGTGGCAAAGCGAATTCGAAAGTAAAGGCGGTGGATTTTGACGCGGCGTCCAGTGACGACGATGAGAACGGCAACGGATTTGAGGAGGAAGAGGAGGAGTACGATTGGGAGAACGAAATGAGGAAGAGAGTTAAAGAAATTGAGGAGATGAGGGAATTGGAGAAGAAAGCAGAGGAGCTGCAGAGTAAAGCGGAAGCAGAGGAAACTGAAGGTGAAGGTGAAGGTGCAGGTAGAGAAGAAACCGAGGAGGAAAAGAGGATGAGAGTGAGAAAAGAGCTCGAAAAG GTGGCTAAGGAGCAGGCAGAGAGGAGAGCTACGGCACAATTGATGTTCGAATTGGGCCAAAAGGCTTACGGAAAAGGCATGTACGGACGTGCCATTGAATTTCTTGAAGGTGCTCTCACGATCATTCCCAGGCCAACGTTATTTGGCGGTGAG ATTCAAATATGGCTGGCTATGGCTTATGAGGCGAATAACCGCCATGCGGACTGCATTGCTCTGTACCAGCAATTAGAGAAGAAGCACCCTAGTGTGAGCATTCGACGGCAAGCTGCTGATCTCCGCTACATTTTGCAAGCACCCAAACTCAAGATATCCCAGGAAGAGATGGTTACAATACCGCTGATTGGTTCTAGTTACGACAG CTATGCAGCGACATGGACTGACAAGTACAAGGACAAAGATCAGAAGACAAGCGGATCAACAACCAATCAGTTTCCCTCCTCCAGAGACTTTCTGGCTGATTTTCTGGTGTGGCGACCTCCTGTTGGACTGGAGAAGAACAGAGCATTTTGGGTTGCTTTGACTTTATGGTTTGGCTTGGTGGGAGCTGCCGTTTTACTACAAAGATGA